The genomic region ACCCACACTGACAGCCCTGCGGGCTGCCGATGGGGAGAATCTCTTCGTTTGCGGTCCTCCGCGCTGCAAACACGGAGCCACAGGCCGTACAGGTTGCCATCAGTTTCTCTCCGTTCCCTCCTGCGTTCACACTCCCTGTACTTCCGACACCGCTATAGCCTGCGTGTCACGGTACCGTGACGGTCTCGTCGCCAGTTCAGTCTGGGCGCCGTTGCACTCCAACGTGTCCGGCTGACCGATCAGGAGCCGCTGGGTTCGGTCTCGGCGATCGCGTCCTCGATGTGGCGGTGCTCGATGACGACCTCGTCGGCCTGGTCGTTCGCCACCTTCGGCCCGTGAGCCTCGGCAACCTCCCGGATGGCACGCATCGAGGCGTTTCGAACGATCGCTTCGAGATCCGCACCCGTGTACCCCTCCAGTTCGGCGGCTACCTCCTCAACGTCGACGTCGTCGGCCAGGGGCTTGCCCCGGGCGTGGACCGAGAGAATCTTCGTTCTTGCTTCCCGGTCGGGTTCGGGGACGAGGACGTGCGTGTCGAGTCGGCCCGGTCGGAGCAGTGCCGGATCGAGGTACTCCTTGCGGTTCGTCGCGGCGAGTACCACCAGATTGGGGTTCTCGCGCATTCCGTCGAGTTCGGTGAGCAGCTGTGAGACGACCCGCTCGGTCACCTCGTGACTCTCGCCGCGCGCCCCGGCGATGGCGTCGATCTCGTCGAAGAAGACGATCGAGGGGGCCGCCTGGCGGGCACGCTCGAACACCTTCCGGACCGCCTTCTCGGACTCACCGACGTAGCGATCGATGATTTCGGCGCCGTCGACCCGGACGAAGTTGACGTCGGTCTCGCCGGCCAGCGCCCGCGCGAGCAACGTCTTCCCGGTCCCCGGCGGGCCGTACAGCAGGACGCCGGAGGGCGGTTGGGTGTTCGTCTCCTCGAAGAGCCGGTCGTAGGTCAGCGGCCACTCGACCGACTCCCGGAGGGTCTGTTTTGCGTCCTCGAGTCCGCCGACGTCGTCGAAGTCTGTCGTCGGCGACTCCGCGACGTACTCGCGCATCGCCGAGGGCTCGACGGCCGCAAGCGCCGTGTCGAAGTGGGCTTTCGTCACCCGCGGATCGCGGTTCCACTCCGTACGTTCCTCGGCGTCAGCCGGGCGCTCCCGGATCGCGGCCATCGCCGCCTCGCTGGCCACCGCGTCGAGATCGGCCCCGACGAAGCCGTGCGTTCGCGCTGCGAGCGTCTCGACGCTGACGTCGTCGTCCAGAGGCATTCCGCGGGTGTGAACCTGGAGGATCTCGCGGCGCCCTTCCTCGTCGGGAACACCGATTTGGATTTCGCGATCGAATCGCCCGCCTCGGCGCAGGGCGGGGTCAATCGAGTCGACGCGGTTGGTCGCCCCGATGACGATGACCTCGCCACGAGCGTCGAGTCCGTCCATCAGCGTCAGCAGCTGGCCGACGATCCGGTTCTCGGCGTCGCCGTCGTCGTCGCGGGTACCGGCGATCGAGTCGATCTCGTCGAAGAAGACGATCGCTGGAGCGTTCGCCTCGGCTTCCTCGAAGACCTCGCGCAGTTGCTCTTCGGACTCGCCTTTGTACTTCGACATGATCTCCGGCCCGGAGATCGTCTCGAAGGTAGCGTCAACCTCGTTGGCCACCGCCCGGGCGATCAGCGTCTTCCCGGTGCCGGGCGGACCGTACAGCAGGACCCCGGAAGGCGGTTCGACGCCCATCCGTTGGAAGAGCTCCGGTTCGGAGAGCGGAAGCTCGATCATCTCTCGGACCTGCTCTAACTCCTCGTCCAGCCCACCGATGTCCTCGTAGGTGACTCCCGTCGTGGGCTGTTGATCGCCACTGGCTTCGGGTGGTGACGGTGGGGCAGCCTCTCCCGGGGCGTCAGACGCCTCCGCGTCCGCGTCACCCTGACTGGTTCCCGGCCTGACGAGTCGAATCTCGGTCGAGTTCGTAATTCTGACGTCGCTGCCCGGATCCGTGTCGGTGACGGTAAACGGCTCGGCGGCGACGCCCTCGATTCTGATCTGCTCGCCGGCTTTCACCGGTCGATTGCGAAGCTTCTGGGTCGCGACGCGCTCGGCCAGGCGACACTCCGCCTCCGACAGCGCCGCCGGTGCGGCGAGCGTGACCCGGTTGGCGCCGGGGATCGCCGTCGTATCGACCGCCCGCACGGAGACGGTATCGCCGACGTGGACACCGGCGTTGGCCCGCGTATCGCCGTCGATCTGAATCACGTTCTCGGGGACCGACGGATCCGCCGGCCACAGCTTCGCTACCGTCTCCTCTGCGCCCTCGATGGCGACGGAGTCGCCGCTCAGCACGCCGAGCGTCCGTCGGGCGAGTTCGGGTATGCGCGCGACGCCTCGACCGGCGTCGCGTTTTTCGGCGGCGCGGACTGTCAGGCTCACCGCCGTCTCCGACTGGCTCATACCCTCCGTTCCGTCCCTGCACCCTTGAGAATTTCCGTCCCGGCGCTCAGTCGAGGCGCGCTCGGTGTTCGGCCGCCAGCTCGGCGGCCCGCTCTCTCGTGTGAGCCGTCTCCCAGCGCACCTGCTCGCCGTCGTCGTACGCAAGTGCTGTCTTCAGTTCGTCTCGGAGGACGCCGGAGCCGACACTCTGGACGACTCCCTCACCGTCTCCCAGTTCGTAGACACCGGGCCGGTCCGGTGCCCGAGCGACCGTCTCCCGATCCAGCGCTCGCCACTGCTTTCGGAGCGGCATCACTCCTCACCCGATTCTGCCGCGTCCAGTTCGACCGGCTCCGTCTGGCCTCCGTCACCAGCCACGTCGTCGCTGGCATCGTCCTCGGGAACGATCTCGTAGGCGTGTTCGCTCATCTCGTCTTCCGCGAAGACGAACACCCGGCCCTCGACCGCGTCGTGGTCGACGTCAACTCGGACCGAATACCCCTCCGTCGAGACGGTCACGCCGGGGAACAGCACTTCTTCGTCGTCGCCCTCGAGCAACACGCGACCGACGCCGGTCGACTCCAGAATCTCGTCGTGGGTGTCCCGATCGTTGACGTAGGTCATGACGCCCTCGATCCCGTCCGGATCGGTGACGAGCACGTGGACGTGTTTCCCCGGCGGCGTCGTAATCGCCCCCGAGACCGGGTCGGGCGGGCCGTGGTAGAAGGTGTCCCGTCCGTCGAGATACTCGACGACCACGCCCCCCTCGACGAAGTCGACGCCGACGGTACTGGGTGCGACGTTCGAGCGGAAACTCATACCGGCGTCTTCGACCGGCGCGAGGAAAAGCGGTCGGGTTCGACCGTTCCCTCCCGGAGTTCCCGGCGCGGATCGCCAGCCGTAAGTAGTCGCTCCGAGAGACGTGGGGTATGGACGGCCGCGCTGTCGCCCCTGCCGCCGGAACGGTTCTCAACGCCCTGGCGACGGGCACCGGATCCGCGTTTGCGATCGACCTCGAGACCACGGCTACGGTCGAGTTGACCAACGACGGCGAGATCGAGGCGACGATCGACGGTCAGCCCGACGCCGACACAGCCTTGATCGAGCGATGTGTCGCGCTCACGCTCGCCGAATACGCCGACGACGCCGGTCTCGCCGAGTCGGCGGTCGGCGCCCAGGTGCGAACCGAGAGCGAGGTGCCGATGGCCTCCGGACTCAAGAGTTCGAGCGCGGCGGCCAACGCGACGGTGCTTGCCACCCTCGATGCGCTAGAGTTGGTGGATGCCGTCGAGCGAATCGACGCCTGCCGCCTCGGCGTCCGGGCCGCCCGCGAGGCGGGCGTTACGGTCACCGGTGCATTCGACGACGCGAGCGCGAGCATGCTCGGCGGCGTCACGGTCACTGATAATACAGCTGACGAACTGCTCGCCCGCGAGCCAGTCGACTGGTCGGCGTTAGTCTACACGCCACCGGAGCAATCGTTCAGCGCCGACGCCGACGTCAGCGCTTGCGAGCGGATCGCACCAGTCGCGGCAGTCGTTTCCGAGCTCGCCCTCGCCGGCCGCTACGGCGAGGCGATGACCGTAAACGGGTTTGCCTTCTGTGGCGCACTCGGCTTCTCCACCGAGCCGATGCTCCAGGCGCTGCCCGACGTGACCGGCGTCTCGCTTTCCGGAACCGGGCCGAGCTACGTCGCGGTGGGCGAACGCGAGACGCTCGAGACGGTCCAACAGCGGTGGGATGAGCGCGACGGAACGACACGATT from Halobacteria archaeon AArc-dxtr1 harbors:
- a CDS encoding DUF5796 family protein is translated as MSFRSNVAPSTVGVDFVEGGVVVEYLDGRDTFYHGPPDPVSGAITTPPGKHVHVLVTDPDGIEGVMTYVNDRDTHDEILESTGVGRVLLEGDDEEVLFPGVTVSTEGYSVRVDVDHDAVEGRVFVFAEDEMSEHAYEIVPEDDASDDVAGDGGQTEPVELDAAESGEE
- a CDS encoding shikimate kinase — translated: MDGRAVAPAAGTVLNALATGTGSAFAIDLETTATVELTNDGEIEATIDGQPDADTALIERCVALTLAEYADDAGLAESAVGAQVRTESEVPMASGLKSSSAAANATVLATLDALELVDAVERIDACRLGVRAAREAGVTVTGAFDDASASMLGGVTVTDNTADELLAREPVDWSALVYTPPEQSFSADADVSACERIAPVAAVVSELALAGRYGEAMTVNGFAFCGALGFSTEPMLQALPDVTGVSLSGTGPSYVAVGERETLETVQQRWDERDGTTRLLQTRTDGARTR
- a CDS encoding CDC48 family AAA ATPase → MSQSETAVSLTVRAAEKRDAGRGVARIPELARRTLGVLSGDSVAIEGAEETVAKLWPADPSVPENVIQIDGDTRANAGVHVGDTVSVRAVDTTAIPGANRVTLAAPAALSEAECRLAERVATQKLRNRPVKAGEQIRIEGVAAEPFTVTDTDPGSDVRITNSTEIRLVRPGTSQGDADAEASDAPGEAAPPSPPEASGDQQPTTGVTYEDIGGLDEELEQVREMIELPLSEPELFQRMGVEPPSGVLLYGPPGTGKTLIARAVANEVDATFETISGPEIMSKYKGESEEQLREVFEEAEANAPAIVFFDEIDSIAGTRDDDGDAENRIVGQLLTLMDGLDARGEVIVIGATNRVDSIDPALRRGGRFDREIQIGVPDEEGRREILQVHTRGMPLDDDVSVETLAARTHGFVGADLDAVASEAAMAAIRERPADAEERTEWNRDPRVTKAHFDTALAAVEPSAMREYVAESPTTDFDDVGGLEDAKQTLRESVEWPLTYDRLFEETNTQPPSGVLLYGPPGTGKTLLARALAGETDVNFVRVDGAEIIDRYVGESEKAVRKVFERARQAAPSIVFFDEIDAIAGARGESHEVTERVVSQLLTELDGMRENPNLVVLAATNRKEYLDPALLRPGRLDTHVLVPEPDREARTKILSVHARGKPLADDVDVEEVAAELEGYTGADLEAIVRNASMRAIREVAEAHGPKVANDQADEVVIEHRHIEDAIAETEPSGS